The Oscillatoria sp. FACHB-1407 genome window below encodes:
- a CDS encoding calcium-binding protein: MAVLRGNGRGNRLRGTRGRDSIFGLAGNDNLFGLGGGDSLDGGNGNDILDGGAGNDRLIGGRGDDIYVVNSVGDRVLERAGQGTDTVRASVSWVLADNLEKLELIGNAAINGTGNSSNNVLTGNNANNTLSGGGGNDGIFGQGGNDVLDGGVGADTMLGGAGDDIYLVDDTVDLVNEKAVNTEQQFVSIGTALPTLPDAGGSDLVQASIDYILPTDVSINGAIENLQLVGTADLAGIGNGLNNGIIGNSGSNTLSGAGGDDVLAGGAGDDFLSGGTGLDGFVYATGAFFSAGAIGLDLISDFTSGEDLIALSKTTFGLSSNVNGSLSASGDFARVSSEAFVATSNALVVYSTLTGSLYFNPNRSAAGLGVSSGDTAFALVATSLFTPPFLTASDFLVIS; this comes from the coding sequence ATGGCTGTTTTACGTGGCAATGGTCGAGGAAACCGCTTAAGAGGAACGAGAGGACGAGATTCAATCTTTGGTTTAGCCGGAAATGACAACCTCTTTGGACTCGGAGGAGGGGATAGTTTAGACGGTGGAAACGGCAACGATATTTTAGATGGTGGAGCAGGAAATGATCGCCTAATTGGAGGGCGAGGCGATGATATTTATGTGGTTAACAGTGTTGGCGATCGCGTCCTTGAGCGAGCCGGACAAGGAACAGATACCGTTCGAGCTTCCGTCAGTTGGGTCTTGGCAGACAACCTGGAAAAATTAGAGCTAATAGGGAATGCAGCCATTAATGGCACAGGCAATTCCTCAAATAATGTACTTACTGGGAATAATGCCAACAACACCCTTTCAGGTGGCGGCGGCAATGATGGCATCTTTGGGCAAGGTGGCAACGATGTGTTAGATGGCGGTGTTGGTGCAGACACGATGTTGGGTGGTGCAGGCGATGATATCTATTTGGTTGATGATACCGTTGATTTAGTCAACGAGAAGGCTGTTAACACTGAACAGCAATTTGTCAGTATTGGAACAGCATTACCAACCCTGCCGGATGCAGGAGGGAGTGATCTCGTACAAGCGAGTATTGATTATATTTTGCCAACTGATGTTTCCATTAACGGGGCGATCGAAAATCTTCAGTTGGTAGGCACTGCTGATTTAGCTGGCATAGGAAATGGGTTAAACAATGGCATCATTGGAAACAGTGGCAGCAACACTTTAAGTGGTGCAGGAGGTGATGATGTACTGGCAGGAGGTGCGGGGGATGATTTTTTGTCAGGTGGTACAGGACTCGATGGCTTTGTCTATGCAACAGGAGCGTTTTTTTCAGCGGGTGCGATCGGTCTAGATCTGATTAGTGATTTCACCTCAGGAGAAGATCTGATTGCTCTCTCAAAAACAACTTTTGGTTTGAGTAGTAATGTAAACGGTAGCCTTTCAGCCTCAGGAGATTTTGCGCGAGTATCTTCTGAGGCATTTGTAGCGACTAGTAATGCATTAGTTGTTTACAGCACACTCACTGGTTCTCTCTATTTCAACCCAAATCGTAGTGCTGCTGGACTTGGAGTTTCTTCTGGTGATACTGCATTTGCATTAGTGGCAACTTCCTTATTTACTCCTCCATTTCTTACTGCATCAGATTTTTTGGTCATCAGTTGA
- a CDS encoding two-partner secretion domain-containing protein translates to MNHSLAIAVIGSVVFISTGMADTPAIAQITPDSTLGTEASSTASGRVGFLPATLVNGGSIRGAYLFHSFSEFHVRANQRVYFSNPSQVSHILTRVTGDNPSNILGTLGVNGSANLFLLNPNGIVFGSDAMLDIRGSFTASTGDRFTFPDGSEFSATNPQAPPLLTINVPVGLQFGERIPGDIVNEGILEVGTGQSLTLWGGNITNIGTISITEGQIQLNATQAIVLDGFSSVIQNIGGNIDLRSSGNILIANQASISSSPSTLFGGTNAGTVSLRADDNISILNGGSLFSAVPLNVTGNAGAILIQAGNTVTAQFARISSSARGAGNGGDINIRGRSLSITDNSRIFATTSSTGAAGSIRLRALEAIDVSNSVISSGTNVGSTGNGGSLEIQADRFTAQDETIFSTATDDSGRAGDLTIAVHQLNLSNAEITTKTLGSGDAGNLIINTTGDIILGESSSITTTSQIGSGDAGNLTINARQLTVTEGGQIATATSSSGNAGDLTINVRQLTVTEGGQIVTGTVSSGNAGDLTIVANDRVSLFGVAENGTQSGLFTQSSEAARGTAGTLRLTTGELEVSDRAGISVSGIGGNPGNLFISADRITLNRGILEAVAVSGENANIQLQVADTLFMQRGSRISAEARNDGSGGNLAINARFVIALPDQNSDIIANAFNGPGGQITITADSILGLAERQAIPGNITNDIDASSQFGAPGTVTINSPDDPNRGLVELPAELADASGLIAQNCTAGGVANRELGEFYVTGRGGLPPNPIELLGSETILSQLANLGNSTGVEHEDTSANISQLNSPNRTIDAPIEAERWITNSSGQVVLIARPHHAASLNAVICPS, encoded by the coding sequence ATGAATCACTCATTGGCGATCGCTGTTATTGGTTCTGTAGTCTTCATCAGCACTGGAATGGCTGATACTCCTGCGATCGCCCAAATTACGCCGGATAGCACGTTGGGTACAGAAGCCTCTTCAACCGCCAGTGGTCGGGTCGGGTTTCTTCCAGCGACTCTCGTTAATGGAGGCTCCATTCGAGGAGCCTATTTGTTTCATAGCTTTTCTGAGTTCCATGTCAGGGCTAATCAACGGGTTTACTTCAGCAACCCATCACAAGTGAGCCATATTCTCACGCGCGTCACCGGAGACAATCCGTCTAATATTTTAGGAACGTTGGGGGTTAACGGCAGTGCAAATTTATTCCTGCTGAATCCCAACGGCATTGTCTTTGGTTCGGATGCAATGCTCGATATTCGAGGATCATTTACAGCCAGCACAGGCGATCGCTTTACATTCCCAGACGGTAGTGAGTTTAGTGCGACCAATCCGCAGGCTCCACCACTTTTGACCATTAACGTTCCAGTTGGATTGCAATTCGGAGAGCGTATTCCTGGAGACATTGTTAACGAAGGGATTTTGGAAGTGGGTACTGGTCAATCCCTTACCCTATGGGGTGGCAACATCACTAACATTGGAACCATATCAATCACTGAGGGACAAATCCAACTGAATGCGACTCAAGCTATTGTGCTGGATGGTTTTTCATCCGTCATTCAAAATATTGGGGGCAATATCGATCTCAGATCGAGCGGGAATATTTTAATTGCAAACCAGGCTAGCATCAGTTCTTCTCCCAGTACTCTCTTTGGAGGTACGAATGCAGGGACAGTTTCGTTACGAGCAGATGACAACATTTCTATTTTGAATGGAGGTTCCCTATTTAGTGCTGTGCCTCTCAATGTGACTGGAAATGCTGGAGCCATTTTGATACAAGCTGGAAATACGGTAACGGCTCAATTTGCTCGCATTAGCAGCAGTGCACGAGGGGCAGGAAATGGTGGAGATATTAATATTCGGGGGCGATCGCTTTCCATTACCGATAACTCTCGTATTTTCGCAACAACCTCCTCAACCGGGGCTGCTGGGTCAATCAGACTTCGTGCGCTAGAAGCGATTGATGTCAGCAATAGTGTGATTTCTTCAGGAACTAATGTGGGATCAACAGGCAATGGCGGTAGCCTTGAGATTCAAGCAGACCGATTTACGGCTCAAGATGAAACGATTTTTTCAACTGCCACCGATGATAGTGGTCGTGCTGGGGATCTAACCATTGCAGTCCATCAACTGAACCTGAGCAATGCAGAAATTACAACAAAAACTCTGGGTAGTGGCGATGCTGGAAATTTAATCATCAACACGACAGGAGACATTATTCTTGGTGAATCAAGTAGCATCACAACAACCTCTCAAATTGGTAGTGGAGATGCCGGAAACTTAACCATAAACGCTCGACAACTAACTGTGACCGAGGGAGGGCAAATTGCCACAGCAACCTCCTCCAGTGGTAATGCAGGGGATTTGACAATTAATGTTCGACAACTAACGGTAACCGAGGGAGGGCAAATTGTCACAGGAACTGTGTCGAGTGGTAATGCAGGGGATTTAACGATTGTTGCCAACGATCGCGTCAGTTTGTTTGGAGTTGCTGAGAATGGAACTCAAAGTGGTCTATTCACTCAATCGAGCGAGGCAGCTAGAGGAACGGCTGGAACCTTGAGGCTCACAACAGGCGAACTGGAAGTCAGCGATCGCGCTGGAATTTCAGTCAGTGGCATTGGAGGTAATCCAGGTAATCTCTTCATCTCGGCAGACCGCATTACCTTGAATAGAGGGATTTTGGAGGCGGTTGCGGTATCTGGTGAAAATGCCAACATTCAATTGCAAGTTGCAGATACACTGTTTATGCAACGAGGTAGCCGTATCTCAGCTGAGGCTCGTAATGATGGTAGTGGTGGCAACCTGGCGATCAACGCTCGCTTTGTCATTGCGCTACCTGATCAAAATAGTGACATCATTGCAAACGCTTTTAATGGACCTGGTGGACAAATTACTATCACAGCAGACAGCATTTTAGGTTTAGCAGAGCGTCAAGCTATTCCCGGAAACATTACAAATGATATTGATGCAAGTTCTCAGTTTGGCGCACCTGGAACCGTCACCATCAATAGCCCGGATGATCCCAATCGGGGATTAGTTGAATTGCCCGCAGAACTGGCAGATGCCTCTGGCTTGATTGCTCAAAACTGTACGGCAGGAGGCGTTGCCAATCGCGAGTTAGGAGAGTTTTACGTGACGGGTCGGGGAGGTTTGCCCCCAAACCCGATTGAGTTGTTGGGTAGTGAAACCATTCTCTCTCAACTCGCCAATTTAGGGAATTCAACTGGTGTAGAACATGAAGATACATCAGCTAATATCTCTCAACTGAACTCTCCAAATAGAACTATTGATGCACCTATTGAAGCAGAGAGGTGGATTACTAATTCTAGTGGTCAAGTTGTATTAATAGCTCGTCCTCATCACGCTGCATCACTCAACGCTGTTATTTGTCCAAGTTAA